CACATCCTCCTGCATCCTTTAAATCACCTCTAGACCAcgtataatacctaatacaatgtaaatgctatataaacagCTGTAAATACCATGTAAAAGCTATGAAATAGTTGCCAGGGCACGGCAAatgcaagttttgctttttgaaactttctggatttttttagtCGAATATTTTTCATCTGAGGTTGGTcaaatccatggatgtggaaccatCAGACAcacggagggctgactgtatgtgATCCCCATGCTTCAATAAAAGGCAGCATTTACATTTCTCTGGCACCTTATAGTAGGAAGGCTTAGTCGGTGTATATTTATGTAAGTAACTTAATAGACATGTCTTTGACTATAGGTTTGTAGAAGAtccagaaatatttttcaaatgattctttcttttattgttattttatttaaaaagtcaacaGCATGGTGTTTAATTATGACTTAAGGAAGTCATGTCTTGAGGAAACACAGATAATATGGTCTAGTAAGTTATTTCCTGATAATATGGAGATAGAACTCAAAGGATCTGgggaaattaatatttaatatattcattaGCTATTTTTCCCAACTCTCAGATGGCTCAACTGAGCTGCTAGCAAGCAGAGTAAATTCCTGGTTGAATTTTCTGCTGAAGTGCTGATTTCTGGTGGGGTTAATGCATGCATGTTGTTTGTGTACTGAAGATGGAAAAATTGGTGTTctgttattaaaaatgttttggccCATGGATAAAAGAAGAGTGAGTTATATGAAGTCTACATTCTTATTTTCTGAAGAGATGAGAAAGTATATCAATGATTAGTAAATGGAACAGTGCCCAATGCCTTCTTGCTCATTCGTTATGCAAGATAACGGTTTGAaaacccaaattttaaaaaagaaaaagaagaaaaaaggtttTGTTTATAAATTACTAGGTCTATAGTTTGGTGGTATGGGTGCAGGACTGAAAGATATAAACATTTGTGAAATGGATAAAATGCCACTTTGAgtctatttaaaagaaataagtccTGAGAAGCTATTTCAGATCAATAATTTGGCAACAGTAGggaaatggtgaaaaactgaaaccatttccgtgaagatcaggaacaaaacggggttgcccactctcaccactgttacttaacatagttttggaagttttagccacagcaatcagagaagaaaaagaaataaaaggaatccaaatcggaaaagaagaagtaaagcagtcactgtttgcagatgacacgatactgtacatagagaatcctaaagatgctaccagaaaactactagagctaatcaatggatttggtaaagtagcaggatacaaaattaatgcacagaaatctcttgcattcctatacactaatgatgaaaaatctgaaagagaaattaaggaaacactcccatttaccactgcaacaaaaagaataaaatacctaggaataaacctacctaaggagacaaaagacctgtatgcagaaaactgtaagatactgatgaaagaaattaaagatgatacaaacagatggagagatataccatgttcttggattggaagaatcaacattgtgaaaatgactatactacccaaagcagtctacagattcaatgcaatccctatcaaactaccaatggcatttttcagagaactagaacaaaaaacttcacaatttgtatggaaatacaaaagaccccgaatagccaaagcaatcttgagaaagaaaaacagagctggaggaatcaggctccccagtttcagactatactacaaagctacagtaatcaagactggcacaagtatggtactggcacaaaaacagaaatatagatcaagggaacaggatagaaagcccagagataaacccacacacatatggtcaccttgtctttgataaaggaggcaagaatatacaatggagaaaagacagcctcttcaataagtggtgctgggaaaactggactgctacatgtaaaagaatgaaattagaacactccttaacaccatacacaaaaagaaactcaaaatggattaaagatctaaatgtaaggccagacactataaaacccttagaggagaacataggcagaatgctctatgacttaaatcacagcaaggtcctttttgacccacatcctagagaaatggaaataaaagcaaaaataaacaaatgtgacctaatgaaacttaaaagcttttgtacagcaaaggaagccataaacaagatgaaaagataaccctcagaatgggagaaaatatttgcaaacgaagcaactgacagaggattaatctccaaaatatacaagcagctcatgcagctcaatatcaaaaaacctacccaatccaaaaatgggcagaagacctaaatagctatttctccaaaaagatatacagattgccaacaaacacatgaaaggatgctcaacatcactaatcattagagaaatgcaaatcaaaactgcaatgaggtatcacctcacactggtcagaatggccatcatcaaaaaatctacaaacaataaatgctggagagggtgtggagaaaagggaaccctcctacactgttggtgggaatgtaaattgatacagccactatggagaacagtatggaggttccttaaaaaactaaaaatagaactaccatatgacccagcaatcccactactgggcatataccctgagaaaaccataattcaaaaagagtcatgtaccacaatgttcattgcagcactatctacaatagccaggacatggaagcaacctaagtgtccatcgacagatgaatggataaagaagatgtggcacatatatacaatggaatattactcagccataaaaagaggtggatggacttagaatctgtcatacagagtgaagtaagtcagaaagagaaaaacaaatatcgtatgctaacacatatatacggaatctaaataaacaaaaaaaatggttctgatgaacctaggggcaggacaggagtaaagacgcagatgcagagaatggatttgaggacatggggagggggaagggtaaggtaggacaaagtgagagagtggcatggacatatatacactaccaaatgtaaaacagatagctagtgggaagcagccgcatagcacagggagatcagctcggtgctctgtgaccacctagaggggtgggattgggggaggaggagagtgggagggagatgcaagagggaggagatacggggatatatgtatacgtgtagctgattcactctgttatacagcagaaactaacccaacaatgtaaagcaattatactccaataaagatgttaaaaaaaaaaatttcttcttgagtttttttgggccttgattgttttcaccTTGAAATAATCTGTACACTAAAGAGATATTTTAGGATGGCAAGTTTTGCTTCCCTACATTACTGTTACCAGTTTAttttaaaggatacaactcaggaacaaccaaatggaagagatgcatagggcagtGTATGGGGAAGTGATGAAGAGCTTCTGTGCCCTCTCCAGGCACACCACCCTCCCAGTACTCTATGTGTTCACCAACTCAGGAGCTCTCTAAACCAAAGATGGTTTTTATGGAGGTTCCATTAcagaggcatgattgattaaatcattggccattggtgatttaacacaatctccagcccctctccccttctctaaGGTTGGGGGCTGAGGCTGAAAGTTCCACCCCTCTAAACATGTGTTCattcctctggcaaccagcctCCATCCTGAAGCTATCTGGGGCCCCAACTAGAGTCACCTGATTAgtataaactcaggtgtggttgaaaggggcttattATGAATAGCAAGAGATGTTCCATTCCTCTATTCTCACTCCTATTACtcagaaaattccaagggttttagaagtTCTTGTGTCAAGAACTTGGGGGAAAAGACCAAGaccatatatttcttattatatcacaatATCACACCCAGAGAATCTGCCTTTATTATTAGCTGAGCCATGTAGATTCTCCCTTGCCCCTGCCCAAAATCTAAAATTACTTGCTTATAGAAAGTTGTCCACTCAACTTTCTATAGTTTATATGGAACTTCAAGTTGGAAGTTTATATGGAACTTCGTCTCAGTATTACTTGAGAGgagacttaaaattttttcaaggGATATTATAGTTTCCCAGAAATTTTTATCAAAGCAACGGGTGGTGTTACCATTACATGATTCTCCAGTCCTAGGTTAATTAAGGTTACTTTTAGCTTGTCTGTGTTAGAGGGAGAAGATCTCCCAGGTGAAGTTTTAAGTAAaatcttgaaattattttaactagAAATGGTTATTTTTGCTATCAGAGAGAGTCACACATCATATTAACCTCAGGACCCTAATCTTACCTATCCAGTTTGTGTGTAATTAGACTTGGAGACAGAAGTATCAACACTTGATGTAAACTTGAGAGAGTTATTTTCTTAAATGGTTTTCTTGGGCATTAAATTTACACAAAGAAGGGCTATTTATTAAACTCTCCAAACCCTCACTCCTTGAAATGACGATGCAACAGTAATTCCACTCAGAAACTTCTCAGTAATACTGGGTTGTAATAAGTTAATTTGACCATTTTCAGAAAGTAATCCCTAGGAAAAATAGCCAATAAAGAATCAGTCTTCCCCATTCTTACTTACTGGCAGCTGTTGCAAATCCTGGCTTTAGAACCTCCTTTTATTAAGTCCACTAAGCATATACAATATAAATAGCTTTCAGAGGGCTAGCAACTTGATTCCAAACACATATGGGATATGATTAATGTGagataatatacacacacattcaagaCCTTCTAGGAAGGTCTCATCACAGAGCAGGATGAATGTTAAGAGAAATAAGTTGTTTTATGTGTCTGGAAGCCCAGATGTACTCGTGCGAACCCTAATTAGAGTGGCCAGTGCACACAAATTTCCCCCAGATGACTGTGTAGGAAGACTGGAAGAGAAAAATCAAGCCTGAAACTTCACACCCAAGAAGAAAGATTTTAATTAAAACCAggcttctcgggcttccctggtggcacagtggttgagaatctgcctgccaatgcaggggacacgggttcgagccctggtctgggaagatcccacatgccgcagagcaactaggcccgtgcgccacaactactgagcctgcgcgtctggagcctgtgctccgcaacaagagaggccgcgatagtgagaggcccgcgcaccgcgatgaagagtggcccccgctcgccgcaactagagaaagccctcgcacagaaacgaagacccaacacagccataaattaattaattaattaattaattaaaaagaaatgtaccacaattaaaaaaaaaaaaaagaaaaaaaccaggcTTCTTGTGAACAAATGATGTTAAAAACCTAGGTGAGGAGGTGAGGTTAGGTCAAAAGCTCTGCTCCTGCTTCCTACTATGTCCTGAGAAGAGCCCTTTTAGTTATTTACTTTCTTTACCTGTGAAACAGAGATTGTAATCGTGCCTCCTTAGAGTTCTCGTGAGGATTAAATTGGTTAAGTAAAACCTAGAGCACATAACTAAGTGTCCTTGGTgtcctctatttttattttatttatattatcacCTCAGTCTGGATACTGTTGATTGCCTAGGAGCTGTCAGCATTGTCAGTCATCTGTATTTAGGAAATGAGATCTTATCCTACAGGACTGAACAGTATTAGATAAGGACAAAGATGTTGGAGACAACTAGTTCTAGACATAATTTAATCCATGATACATCTtctccggtttttttttttttttttttttggccacgcagcgtGCGggattcccagaccagggatcgaacccgggcccatggcagtggAAGCACTtaggcctaaccactggaccaccagggaattccccatcttCTCCTTTCTTTAAATAACAGAGGACAACACCATCCCAGAGCTCTTTTTGAGGCTAGGCATATAGCAACAAGGATCTGAACCCCATGCTGCTATGCTGCAAGAAGCAATAATATTAAGTGTGGGGCTGGAAACTCACCCCCCTCCGTCTTGCCTGGGCCTCTGTGCTGGATGGGAGGCCTAGTCCTCCAGCAGGAAAGCCGCCACCCTAAAAGGCAAGTGCAGAGATGCCACAATCAACCTGGCCACCATCATGTCATAGTCTTCCCTGCCTTCCCCCTTAGGCtgtgcatgtgcacgtgtgtctgtgtgtgtgtgtgtgtattaacaaCCAAGGGCTTAGTCTTCTGCAATACAAAATTAACATCTTAGATTTGTAAGATTTGTCAATCTAGTAGTGTAAGTCTGCCACTTTTGTTATTATTCAAGATTGTCTTTTGCAATTCTAAGTCTTTTacgttttcatataaattttaaaatcagcataTGAACttctaccaaaaagaaaaaagaaaacttgctgagattttgattgggattgcactgaaacAACAGATCGGTTTGGGGACTACTGACATCTTACCATTGAGAGTTCTAACCCATGGACATGATCTATCTgtccctttaatttctttctgggTTGCAACTTTAATTCATTTCCGTTCACTGCAATTTCAAATGTCATATTTAGGGATTGAAATGCTTTCCCCCAGCCAGGCTTAGGGATCTAAGACCACGAGACAAGAGGATCACTCTCTACTTTTTCATCCCACCTGCAACTTTCCCTAAGGCCACGGAGTCAACCCCAGTCAATTAGGGGTGAACTAGCTGGTGGGGAGAATTGGCTCTGCATTCAGCTCCTGATGCTACCAACCAGGATCATCTGCCTGAGAACACAGCAAGCCAAACACTGAGATGTGGAagtttgcagcagagaaagggtTGATTCACAAAGCAGCCAAGCGAGGAGACAAAAGAACAAGTCACAAATCCACCTCCCCAAAGACAAGGGGCTTAGGATATTTATGAGATAAAGAAGCAGGGTGGCCTGAGGTGTGGGGAGCATGGGGAAAGATAAGAAAAAAGTGAGGTAATCGTCGTTCTGCGCAGGCACAACTAAGCTACATGATTCTTCATGGGACGCATGTTCAGAATACCGTGACATTAGCGTcctctgagggtggagtttttgaCCCTTTGACGGCAAACGGTCACCGATCAGACACTCATACATGCCCAGTTGCAGGGTCAGTAGTCCCAACCAGTCTTAACTGGCTGGAGAGCCACCTGGACCatagctgactccaagttcctgaaAAACAAATCGGGCAAACACCTTACGACGCCTGCGTCAGAGATACTATCTATAGGGGTGGTGAATGGGTCTTGTAACGCATTGTTTAGGCTACTTGATGCTTGGAGGATACGCAAGTTTTTGTAAAAACAATTAAAGCGAGCTTGATCAGTGAAGGCAGGTTACATTGTACTATTTATTAAGCAAGTTATAGTTTAATGGATCTGACTGATGACTACCTTCGGTTTGACAGATTCTAATCCACCGTGCCCGCTCACACATGGCTGTTAAAAGTTTGGCTGGTTTTTCCTTGTCCCAGAAGTTCCTTTGCCTGTGCCTATGGCAGGCTTGCTTCTCCACACGCCAGTCCCCAAACTTGAAAATGCCACCGGGCATGAAAGTGCCCACTGGTCTCTCCTTATTTAGGAATGGCTAGTCCATCTCTAGAATTTAATTCTACTGTCCTTCTTTACATCCACAGCCCTCTGGGGGATTTAAGGAAACATGCaatttttgtttcgttttttggccacgcagcttgcgggatctcagttccctgaccagggactgaacccaggtcacgacagtgaaagcccggaatcctaaccactaagccaccagggaactcccccaaatgcaatattttaaaatactatttttttcctaatgttttcTCGGTGTTTATGGTAAGAGCAATGATCTTTTGCAACCTTCCACATCCAACCTGAAAATAGAATCAAAAGAGGCATTTCTAAAAACTGAAATTAGacaatcctttttttaaagtatgagtcAACCTGTTAGGAGAAAGAGGAGTCTTCTCCCAACATGAAACACAAAAACCTACATTTTATGTTGTGTCGTAGTGAGCACTAAATTTAATCAACTAAAGTTTATTTCTCTTAAGGATACCAAATCTGGTGGCAGGTaaactgatatttttttctttcttttcacaatATTTCAGATTTTGAATATTTGAACTTTCCATCAGAATAATGTCAAATGACAGCACAAAATCAGGACATTCATCTAGAATTCATCAGAAAAATGATCCACAACAGGTCTCTGATAGAACATTTTTCATTGACGCTTCTAATCAGAGCTTGCTTACCATTCCAGCGGAGATTTTAGGCTTACGAGAATTAGAGGAAGTGCATCTGGAAAACAACCAGATAGCAGAAATCCCCAAGGATATTCAGCATTTAAGGAATGTCAGGATCCTCTACCTGAACAAGAACAAGCTGAAGAATCTGTGCCCCGAGCTGGGGAAGCTGAGCAACCTGGAGGGCCTGGACCTGAGCGACAACCCGCTCCCGGCCTCGTCCCTTCGGGTCGTCAGCGGCATCCGCAAGCTGCGTGAGCTCCGCCTCTACCGCACGGACCTGGCGGAGATCcccatcctcatctgtaaacaccTTCACCACCTCGAGCTGCTCGGACTGGCGGGAAACCACCTGAAATCTCTGCCCAAGGAAATGGTGAACCAGACCAAACTGAGGGAGATCCACCTGAAGCGAAACCAACTTGAAGTTTTCCCTCTGGAGCTGTGTGGTCTCTACAACCTGGAGATCATCGACCTGGATGAGAACAAGCTAAGTGTCATCCCAGAAGAGATTGGGAACCTGACGAAGCTGCAGAAGTTCTACGTGGCGTACAACAGCCTGCCTGTTCTCCCGGAGTCGCTGTGCCAGTGTTCCAAGCTGTCGGTGCTGGATTTATCCCACAATCGCCTCCACTCCATCCCGCACACCCTGGCCGAGCTCTCGCAGGTGACGGAGATTGGGCTGAGCGGGAACCTCCTGGAGAAGGTGCCGCACCTCCTTTGCAGGTGGACCTCGCTGCACCTGCTCTACCTGCACAACACCGGCCTGCGGGTGCTGCGCCGCCCCTTCCGACGCCTGGTTAACCTGCGCTGCCTCGATCTCAGCCAGAACTATCTGGAACGCTGTCCGTTGCAGATCTGTGAGCTGCAGAACCTGGAAATCCTGGCGCTGGATGATAATAAAATATGCCAGGTACCGATTCCCTTCCTGGCTGTCACTATGCTCCCACCAAGGGCCCTTCCGGCCCTAAATTGGTGTAGTTCTGTGTCTAAACATCAGGAAATTCGAACTGAGTTTATGAGTGACAATCCGGGGTTAACAGATATATCCAACAGGGTCACCATTTATGTTACTTTTCCCCCCTGAATAGCAATAGTGATCATAAATGGTAGCTGATGTTTACCTACAATATGTATGTGCTAGTCACTGGGctaaatgttttacatgtattgatattatcccatttaatcctcacaataacttttTGATGTGGGTGATATTATCCTCAATGATCTATGAGGAAAAATGAGGCATGGGGAGCTTAACTAACTTGTCAAGGCCACACACCTGTACATGAGAGAGTCAGGATGCCAGCCCACAGCATTGGGTTGCAGGGTTCATGTTCTTAACAAGACCACCTCCTAACGGGGTTTCCTGAAACAGCAGAGTTCTCTGACACATACAACCTTAGGCCTTAACGTTCCATTCATGGGAAACTGCAAAATCAGTTTGTCCCCAGAGAAACTCTCCCACATGTATGCAGGGTGGTGTGTTCAAAAACGTTCATCATAGCATTGTTGATAATCATGACGTATGGGAGATAATCTAAATGTCAGTTGGTAGAGGAATTCGCAAGTAAATTGCGgtatatttgtaaaatggaatactacacaataATTTAAGTGAACTGGAGTTATACGTGCCAATGTGGATAGATCTCAAAATTGTGAtgtttattaaaaagtaaaacaccTAACTGCAGAATATTATATCACATATAAGTCTTTAATCACACAAAActacatacacacaacacacaacacatcttatggatatttttatatgtaataaaagtataaaaaatatgtaCTGGAAAAAAACCTCACAAAATTCCTAATAATGGCTGCCTCTTGGAAGAGGGAGGAAGTCAAGGAGATGAGGATGGGATCATAAGAGCTCAATTTTAATTGcagtatttcattttgttcattaaCGAAAGGTTTGGACGGCGGGTACAGatgcttttttttattttatgtttttatggaagtatagttgatttacaatgttgtgttagtttcaggtgtacagcaaagtgattcagttgtgtatatatatgtttctttttcagatgcttttccattataggttattacaagatattgaatatatctttattatttttttttcatatttgaaaattgaAAAGAACAGAGTTCTGTTAAAAGCAAAAGACAActgtagagagagagaaagggaggtttGGAAATCAACAACAGTAACCAAATACTAGGTCTGTTTTTCCTAGCCGTGAACACCACTCTCATGTACTCCATACATTATAAAAGTCCTAGCCTTaaagttgttttttgttcttttttaatcttttactcGACTTTCAATTTCTagaactttgggggtttttttgttttttttttttttggttttcctcaTTGCTAGACAGTTTCAAAACTGCCTTTCAGGAAGTAAATATTTTGATGATGACTTTAAGATTTAGGAAGAGAATCTAGGACTTAATCTCTACTTAGGTAGCAGCCCACCTTGGAGGATTTTAGAGGTTCTATGAGAAGCCCTCTGCCCGTCTCCCAATTCTTCTGCAGCTCATGTAAGAAATTCCTTTTATAGTGAACAAAGTCTGTCATTCCACAGTTGGAGTGAAAGGCTCAAAATATAAAGCGCCCTTGGGAAGTTCACTTAAATCCTATTGAGTCATGAGTGATACCTAACCCTTTCCTGTGAGACATTTTAAGAAATCAGGGTGGAAGAGGGAATCACACACAGATGGCTCCTTAACAAAGATTAGCCTCACCCAATACCAAGTTTTACTGCAAGTCAAACTGCACCGAAATGTGAACACGTTCAATGTTATTATGTTGAACATGAAAATCTCCATGTACCAGTGCTTATTATTCTTCAGTTCTTATGATGGTATTTCTGTGGCTTTTGTCTTCCTTTTTCAATTTCCTATTATGCCTCCAGCAACCTCCCAATGCATCTCTCTCCATAATGACACGTTGCCTTTAAGCCAACTCCTTATCTCTCACACCCCAAAATTTACCTCATGGGCTTCTGACGCTAGAAGCCTGGCCAGTAGCTTTTTCTTGCCTAGATGGAGGCAAAAATAGCTAATTTTCAGTGTGTATCTAGATGGATTTTATTTGTATGGTACGTTTctattgttgactgaaaaaagacagacaacctaaaagttgagaagtatgttttattttgtggacaaaactgaggacttaagcagGGGacgcagcctctcagatagctcagaGGGACTGCTCcacagagggaagggaggagccgGGATATATAGGACtttttgcaacaaagactagGTAGTCGGAACTTCAAAATTAAAGAAACCAAattctcaagttaaggaatttagcgctcttctgtgtatgggaagatgcaagagtctgggctcactgaaatcattcctttgatatgcgcctcagctatctagggccagtatcctgtgctttcccatcctgagtctcctcagggtgcaccgtggagggtggctgcagtggctgagggcttgggAGTGGGCAGCccatttgtctccatcctgagttccctcagggctcactgtcaGGTGGCTGCAACatcttttgtttactgatttggttggtaacatttttcattcacactaTTAAGGGGGAAAATTCAACCTCAGAATGGCTACAGCTCAATTATAGTGTCAGCAATAATTGTTCTCATTTGACGCTCTGCAGGTTTTCTGTACATCCAAATTTACTTACACTATACTTTAATATGACTGTGATGGGATTAATTATTAGATCTTAAatatcctggggaaaaaaaacctttaaaattcaGTGggcttttgaaaaagaaaagctaaacCTATGAACTAAGTAAACAGCAATAAGAGTGAAATGACTAGGTTATAATGAAGTGGTTAGATTGAAAACTCTTTCCCCATTATTTTGGACTGCACTGAATGCAGATGCTTCCCATTGAAGGGATCTAAGGGCCTAATGA
Above is a window of Eschrichtius robustus isolate mEscRob2 chromosome 6, mEscRob2.pri, whole genome shotgun sequence DNA encoding:
- the LRRIQ4 gene encoding leucine-rich repeat and IQ domain-containing protein 4 translates to MSNDSTKSGHSSRIHQKNDPQQVSDRTFFIDASNQSLLTIPAEILGLRELEEVHLENNQIAEIPKDIQHLRNVRILYLNKNKLKNLCPELGKLSNLEGLDLSDNPLPASSLRVVSGIRKLRELRLYRTDLAEIPILICKHLHHLELLGLAGNHLKSLPKEMVNQTKLREIHLKRNQLEVFPLELCGLYNLEIIDLDENKLSVIPEEIGNLTKLQKFYVAYNSLPVLPESLCQCSKLSVLDLSHNRLHSIPHTLAELSQVTEIGLSGNLLEKVPHLLCRWTSLHLLYLHNTGLRVLRRPFRRLVNLRCLDLSQNYLERCPLQICELQNLEILALDDNKICQSLKELYVENNYLKYLPVSLGSMPKLEILDCRCNLIEQLPDAICQAQALKELRLEDNLITHLPENLDSLVNLKVLTLMGNPMEEPPMIVCAEGAEAVWAYLKERRNMKTMATKIQAWWRGIMVRKGFGKFEDLLKLQKKGGNSPKDKKGKKDVKGKSVKKNKK